The Apostichopus japonicus isolate 1M-3 chromosome 1, ASM3797524v1, whole genome shotgun sequence DNA segment CAAACTGACTACTGTGGCAAGGTCTGTACCTTTTCAAATTCAACGTTCATGTAAAAACAAGTGTAAGATATTTTAATGTAAAAAGTCAGAAAAATAAATCAGTTGTGGTCTTTATATGTTTCCATCTATATGAAACTTATATTACGTCTGATTAAGCTTTTTATATTGATTTAGATTACTTTCGATGTTTTATATTACTAAAATACCACAATAATCTAACTCTTAGGCTTGActcatcaaatttcattttacaataaTGGAAAAACGCAGTAACTTGTACAAGTTTACTAATTTCCTTTTGGCATTCGGTTATGATACTGATGTAAAAAGTACTTTGGCGACAAAACTGTTGAGAATTGGAATTAATTTCATGAAATGATTCgataattaatatttacttgGGAATTGAAGACCTTTATTCATCCAtttatccattcattcattcggtTTATCACCTGCAATCGTAGATCGAGcaatttcaaagttaatttattaacaaagtTGCAAAAAGCTACAATAACGCAAATAATCAGAGTGACATAAAATTCTGAATGACAgtcaaatatgacattttttttaatattatatctttTATAGCACGATACAAATCCTTTCCTTAACAATAATTGCTTCAATCAGCTGTACATATCAAGACATTATACGAATATTTAACACGGGATCTCACAACAACGTCACAGGAAATGCATGTGCATTAAGAGTCGACCGgattttagttttagttttgaaacctGTCATGAATCTCAGTTTGTATTCTCTGAAACTAATAAACCAGTTAAGCTCACCTTACTCGGTCTGTTTGGTTTATTTGTATTCTGTTCACCTGATTCATACAACATACCTTACCAGACCAGTGCATGATTGTCTATTGACAAAATATTCCATGTGGACATTCAATGCTGCGTCTCGTTCTATATTccgaaaaaaaacattattgtCTCGACGTTTTATTCACCTATAGCAGGCAGCCTTAGACAATTAATTTTTATGTAAAGATACTATTAAGATGTTTAAAGTGAAGAAGTTTGCAGAGAAGGCATATCATTAGAGTCATCACTCAAAGTAAACTTGGTAGCACGTTGAATGAGTGTATGTTTACATGAACAGGAGATACCACATCCACAACACTGTTGTTCAATTCAGTATTTTTCCGGTTACACTTTTGTGATTGAATCAATTCTGTGTAAACGCAAACCCGTCCAGTTTGACGAGTCTTTACTTAATTAAAAAATGCAATTGTGGGTCTTTTGACGGAACTGGACCCCATATATAATATGTCGATAATGTAACTTATTACATACGGATATATAGGTTACTTTCATGCATATTAATATAAGGTTTATAATGGAATGGGCAGATAGATTCACCCTCGTGATTAATGTATGTATCAATGGAACTCTCTTTCCCAAACCAACCACGCACCATTGAATCGCATTTGACGAAAGGCATTGACTTCCAGGACATCATTGATGACTTTCCAAAGTTGAAATccagaaaaatattaatttgatgAATATGTCCTCGGTAACAGGGGaatagtgtcccccccccccctaacaatTGCGACCTATGCCTCGGTATTGTGATAATACGTGCCTGATTACAAGCTATCTTAGACTTATATCGCTTTGGATCATCAGCTTGTAGTGCAGATTAGTATTTAGCGACAACTTTTTACACTTGGCTCATATCTTGCCCAtgatatttcaatatataaatagttGCAATAACATCAAATAACTACAATCTACAGTCATGAACGTAATTATAGTTATTTTGTTTAGGTTGTGTACTTAAAGGCCAACCCATATCAAAGCAAAGTACACACTCAGTGGGAGTATACTATCCCTTCAAATATaccgctcaaccccccccccccccaccacaaaCTTTTtatttagacctaattatataCCGAATTTATAAGTATGATAATTTATAAGTATGCTATTCTGTATGATTTGGTTTCTTATCATGGGGACAACCCAGACTGTctaacatgggggggggggcggcatcAACGCCCGGTTCACAGTCTCACGCCCTCTCCTTTATAGGATCCTGAATCCGCCCTTAATGTAGAAGAAATTGACTGTCGGGCTGGTATCAAGTATATACACAATGTATTCATCGTCCTTCTTGCATATATTACACAGTAAATAAATAAGATTTGAAACAATGGCACATTTAAATATACAGTTTTGTAAAGTTTAGATTAAAAAtaactttctaaaatatttacataatttattacattttatgaTTATATTAAAACGAAGCCAATGTGACAATGTTGACTTACATGTTGCAATTAGATAACTAGGACCGCTCGACGTGACCTCATTAACCTTTCTTGTAGAGGTACTCGTGATGAACAGCTCCCAACTACcagcaaaatattttcaacattcATGAAGGATAAACCAACCATCTTTATTAATCTTTGTGATATATGGGACCTGCCATGACCTCTCACAAACCCAACCCTACATCCACCACCCTCCCATCTTCCAACAGCCATCAGAAGTAAAACTAGACCATCACCAATGGCCCTTGTAGTAGGGACCACTATGATGaacatttctttcacaagaattGTCCTTTTCATATCAGAAGATACACAGCTTTTGTGTACTATACTATAAACGACTTAAGCAAGTCGACCCAAACTAGACCACCAGCTCTAGTTCACCATTCACTTTGCAgtgttctaaaaaaaaattctaaacgTACTCAGATATACCATCCTAAATGTTCcttcttttcagcaattttcgCTATTTTCCATAGCCTCATGTCCCTTACCGGCTGCCACTCAAGTTAATCAGTATTTTCGTGAGGATTGTTCTTAGATCGCTAATAGTAATCAGATTTACCTTCCTAGATGTTCTATATCTGCAGGTCTGTTCGCAAGTTTACATAGCCTAACGCGCCAAAGACACTCAAAGTGTTACACAGCCTCATGTCCCAAATGGGACACACCTAATTTAACATAGCCTCATGCCCGGAAAGGCATACTTTGTGTTAGGTATCCTCATGCACCAAGAGGTCATTTCGTGTTGCACAGTAATATGACACCAAGGAAACAAATTTAAACTAAAGCATGTGAGTATAAAATATTTGCATCTTCAAGAATAACACTCTACATATTGCAATAGATGGTAAATTTTAGTAGTAATTAAACCCCTATAAAACTTAGGATTATATGTTAGTTCTATATGTTATGTAACATCAGATCCAACACATACAGCAACACATGTCACCTGATCAGGGCAACAGTAATAATCAGAGCATTTGACAGGACAAGGCAACTGTTACTGATAATGTTCATACTCAATGGGTACCTGCCCTTGGCTGAAAAGTTAAACATTTCAACTCTGATACACAATAACATTAAAGCCAGCAGgcctttgtgattccttgccatacaagtTGCTCAAACTTCCAAATagctgactaatgtagagcaagtgagttaaatttttCCAAGAATTATATGAGAACCAGAATAGTTCAAGAGATTTCCcgctcttatttgtagcacttcCTTGTGGAAATCAACCATTTAATCCACTGGTAAGGATTTCTTCAGTGTAGCATTTTCATTCTAAACTGggtcaatatccagaaagaacagacTTCCTATGTGAAATTTAGACAatagatgtatgaataaaaaacattttctttaccCATTTTGAGCTAGCTCTGCTGCCAACcgtccctttaataattgttattaatgaatgagagttcTACATAACATTGTTATACTCTGTGAAATATGTTCACAACTTACTGCCAAAGAAAAAGTTCTAGTCCTCTCTAGTTCTACTActctagtataaatcacagagaaaatgaCCAATTTTcacaccatttgagataaccagTTACCCCTTGAGTCaatttctccccctccccaccatttgagataacctgttgatccCTTGAAGTTCAGAGGTTAAAAGCTGATAAGGGCCCCTTGAGTGTGTTTAAAGCAAGGCTATCAACTCTTTGAAGCAGATTCCATTTCCTagatgattgttttttttttaagaccaaTAGAGCCCCTCcactaaactaaactgaacttGACCAAACcatatgttcaccaaaagaaatttatagcattggagaattcgTTGATTAATTGCAGCTTACCTTTTGGAGTtaccatgtttaaaaggtttttaGAAATTGACACCTGTTGATCtcatttaacctttgacctctaccaatttcaatagggttctacatactaagtatgaagttcaagaaagatgtacttcttgAATTATCCCgcttacaagattttcagacttttgacTTAAATGTTGACCGCAAAATAACTTttaacctccaccaatatcAAAAGGGTTCTTGTTTACACCAAGCTGGAGCTGCATAACATGTATGAAGTTCAAAAAATAACTTTTTGAGTTGTTTTAGATCAAACTTAGACCCCTGATCCCAAGTGACCagtgaacttcacagaaaacaaataGGGTTCTTACACTCAGCAAGACAGATTCACATACCAAGTAAGAAGTTCTGTTCaaaagcaagtgtcacatacacgcAAACTCACATGCCATCACCAATGGCATAGCTTCCTCCTGCCACCGGGCAAGGAATAAAAAGGTAAACCTCTAGGATTTTTCATTCTCCATATACTTGCCAGACTTTGAAGATGGAACAAATTAAAAGATTACAATACTACCAGTGATACAGACGAAATTTAACCTCTACTCCAACTCTGAAGTCAAACGTTGGACTAGCTCTCCCACTACTCTTATGAAAAGGCATGCTCAGAATGTCATATTGTGGTTGGTAACTGACCACTGCAGACTACAGAAAGTACCAACAGATATGTTATGAAAGCTTCTTTCATTTTCTGACCTCTGGAAATATCCAGTGACCCACCAAAGATCTTCCAGGCCCCCATTTGGGTCCATAGTTTGCGGACCACGAGTCTAGGCTACAGTATCCTCAGTGTATGAGCGTTTCATTGTGTACTGCACTCTGCCAAGCTCCAACGAGGGCATGGTTAGAATACAACACACATTGTTACAACAATGGTCCAGCCAGCTTAGGCCAACGAAAGAAAATTAGCCACCGATCTTGCACTATTAAATTGGGTAAGGTCTTAGGCTGGAACATCCCTATCAAACTTCCCAACACATTGCTCAGTCTTGGTAGGATAACACTTTGAATCAATCTGGTACTTTGCTCGCACCAATGCTTTCTTCTGCCCCTTGTAGGAAATGAATAGACAACCCCTCTTGACTTAGGAAAACCACACACACTTTTGAAAATCGTCCGTGGGTTCAAGATTTCCACATATGAGGACAGACTCTTTGATGCTGTCTCTGGTACGTGGCAGCTGAAAACGTCTTTCCGCAGTACATGCAGGCAAAGGGTTTCACCCTCATGTGAATTCTTTCATGCTTGGCTCTGTTTCCTGCATCAGAGAAGGGTTTGAAACAAATACGACACTGATATGGTTTCACCCCTGTGTGTATCCTCTCATGTCTTACCAACGAACTGACATGAAGGAAGCATTTCTTACAGACGGGACATCTATGCTCTCGGTTTTCGCTTGACGATTCCATAGAAGAGGATTTCACAGTTTTCTTGGAGGACCTGGCAAGTTTTTTTGATTCTTGGAGTCTGAAACTTAGGCTCCTATTTGCGGCTAAGGAAGGTTTCAAATGATCGATGATAGATTTAGCCACTCTAGAAGTGCAAGCTGTCGGGTGGGACGCTGTCATAGAATTTCTGGTCACACTGGCTTTCGATGACGAATTGTAAGACATGCCTATGGGACTCGAATCTGATGTGGTTCCCCTTGAGTTGTTGATCTCTGTGATGAGAAAACGTAGAGAATGAAGACCTTTTACTAAATGTGGTTCATGTGTATTTTACAACTGTGATAGCATTAGCTGCATATTATTTAGGTAATGGCCAATGTTTTTCTTGTAATTGATTAAACATGATTAAACATGAGTGTAGGTTTTATCACTGTCTCTGTGCACAAAACGTTTCTTTAAAGCATCAACACATTTGTGTAGCATGTATAAATCAACCTTGCTCGGCACAAACTTACGACAATAACTGATGTATAACTGGGAGGACACTTACCGACCTTACCACTCGTGTGTTGGTAGTTTAAAATGTCGCTTTGTTTCACGTAATTTCTCTGACTTTCCTGATATTCACCGCcaccgtcgtcgtcgtcgtctttGTTGCTCGATTGCTCAGGGAAAGACTCGATGTCTGCGATGACTGCAAACTTTTCGTCTTCCTGGCTCTCTTGGCAAGCTTGGTAGTTCTCCTCCGGACTTTGAAAGTCTGTCTGATCTCCATCTTGTCGCCGATCGCTCTCTGCATAAACATCTTCAAGGATATCATCTGTTTCTTCTTCCTTGACTGCCAGAGCAAACGAAGAAAAAGAGTTATACCCGGGCCAAGATTTCATTCAAAATTCTGGGACGGAACTTTCACAGCaatgttgtaaaacaaacttgaccTTTTGGTCGTCAGGATCAGTCTGTTAAATATTTTGCTGCAGTGAGTGGAGTGTTGCAGTACGCTGCAGTTGTTGTCCCAATTGGTATTGAACAAAGGTAGCTTAATTAAAGAGATTACAGGgattaaatttcaaaaaaaaaaaaccatggtCTAAACTTAATAATCAAAATACTGAACCAGGCTTTTCGTCTATATATGGCAACAAATATCTCAGTGAAAGGGTTGAGAGCATTAATGCATATCTGCTCACCGCACTGATTGTGCACTTCATATTTCTACAGCCCTCATATTCAAAGTAGGATTTGAGACCCTTTTTagagacaacaaaaaaagtTGGAGTGTCACCTAAAGAGATTAAAAAATGCTGTTTTTGCAGGAAAAATATGGAGAAATCTTGAACATAAATAGCTtcaaaagttggaaaatataACACCACTCTGCAACTATGCAGCTTGAATCATATCAAAACTTCCCTTAGCCCCATTTCCCAAGGCCACAACATAAACCACTGTAGGTGTTGCCTTGATGATGAAGGTTAAAAACTAGGCATTAAACAAGAAAGTTTGGATACCAGAGTTCTAACTGAATTACTCACTCgttaaatatttgttaaagaCCAAGTCCCCGTGAGTCAATAGAGCCGAGTGCCACCATACCCTTAGCAATGATACTCACTTACTGTATTAGTTCTAGACCATGGTCCTCTGAGGAACCATAAAAATGACTGACAGTTGTTCCAGCTGTTGCATTGCTGGATGTCGCAAAGCCTACAAGTGAGAATAAAAACCCCATTTCAGTGCATCCTAAGTACTTATACTCACTTATAATTGTTACACCCTGGTCCTCCATGTCTTGAGACTGCTTTACATTCGTGTCTCTCTCAACTGAAATCTTCTTTTCAGGCTCAGGTGCCCAAGATGAAGAAGACTGGCCTacttcttctcctcctcctaaATTTCTCTCATTTTCAGTATGGTTGTAAACtgagtgatcaaattacaagACATAAccaaaaatatgtttattgaCCAATATTCTATGTCTGCACTTAACTAGGAAATAAATTGCAAGCAACTTGAAACATAGTAAAAACATATTCCAGCAGAACTGCTTCCTCTCACTGCCACATGCCACTCTTCACCTATATCACTATGGTTACTATAGCAACATTTCCTAACAAAGTTTATATGGTCCCTCTTAAAATAACAAGCAAGAATCAAACCATGATTCCTAAATGTAAATTATAATAAGGCTCTCTAACTGTGAATAATATCAACAGCatcgtcggggggggggggtggggagggaatGAGGGGGAATGGGATGCAGGCTCCATATTCCAAACTGCTAAATTGAGTGCCAATTTACAATGAAACATCCAGTGAAATTCTACTTAAGAAAAGGAACATCAATCTACAAAAATACATTCCCTCTGGGGATCAAATTATTGGATTGGAATTTCTGAATCTCAAACCAGCCAAGTTTCCTTCATTTTGTAAAACAGAGTCGACTTTACCTTCTGCTTCATACATGacattgttgccatggtgatcTTCATCAAAACCATCTTCAGTATGTGGTAGACAGCTTGTGTAACCAGAGATGTATATTATACCTAAATGGATAAAACAGTTGCCAACAGCATTTGGTTATTAAACTTAATCAATATCAGATCTAGCCGATAAACTCCTTTCCttacaaattaaattgaaagGAAACACAAACCCAAACATCATGATTGGTCTATTCCACAGAGATAAAACTGTGAGATGCACCCTATAAAGCTCTTATTCCATTCAGGTGATATCAAagataataatactaataataataagcaaatatttatagagcgctttatgcaaaggcctcaaagcgcttaaacaagtacacaaatatgcaagtcaaatcactgtaaattttggaataaatgagtttttaagagacgcttaaaacagtcaacccatggtgcattgcgaattgaagatggtagattgttccagagatgaggtgcagcagagatgaaggctctttctcaataaaactttgtgtttggggTATGGCTGGTGGCAAAAAGACACTTTGTAGACGAGCGAAGTTGGCGTTGAGGATGATACtgaggaattaaatttgtaatgtaaccagGGGCAAGGGAGTGTTGTGATTTGTACGTTAAGAGGAGGAGCTTATAAATTGACCGATGTTTTACTGGAAGCCAATGGAGTGATTGAAGCACTGGAGATATGTGATCATGACGCGATGAACATGATATTAACCGGGCAGCAGAATTCTGaacagtttgaagttttttcagtgtagaacagatttaatgttccttcacacacaacttgctgaagacttgatcaagtccaaaTATGACATCACCGAGCCATGCATGcttcattttcttcatttttacgTATTTATTAAAACGTTTTACAATCTGCCCAAAGGTTTTATTAATGCTGAATCAGAAGCTTCTAACATGACCTAAAGATGACATTGGTTTAGTAACAGTTTACATTGTAATTATGAAAAGAAGGAATGTTGTGAAACACAATAAAGAATGTTACAGGAATCAGAACCTAGTGTCataaatgacatcacagatttacacaAAATGACAGCTTCCGGGCAAGACTTATAAAcgaggatatctcccaaacggaacaAGATATTTCAGGAGGGAGAGGTTGCTCTTCACGAGGATGTCTGTCAGATAAgccaaagatgatggttgggtttgtgtcccaTTTTCAAGTCATGTACAGAGCTGacctataataataataacatctgCTTGTTATACAATCTGCGACGGCCACTATCGATATATCAGAAAAGGTCCAGTACTGATTTCATCTATTGCTTAACGGAGTCACAATCTTCCAGACTCTGGACTGGTCTAGCTGATATTACATCACAGACTACGCTACCTCCCCAATCggattaacatttttcttagcTGGTTGGaagagttgttcttcacaaagatctctgtcacaTAAATGGAAGAAGATTAGTTGAGTTTGTGTCTCCTGTAAGTTAATCCAGTTGCTTGTGTTGATAAAGTAACTAACCTCTGTGAACATACAACTATAATTCTAGTATATATcatttgacaataaaatgaAGAGAATAGATCCACTAGAGTCGGACTAGACAATGCATCAACCAAAAAGTCTAGAGATCACAGAGCAACAAACACAATGTGGAAATGTATGATCTGCATATATCTCACATTTTACTCACAAGGAGAGTCAACCTTCCTATCACCAGCCGAATTTCACTCCTCCTCCCAAGGATCGGTTAGAACACATGGTACATTGTGCATTCCTGTCCCTCCCACTAACCTTTCTGCTCCCCAGTGACAAAAGCTAGTTTCAGTATGCAGGCTCTCCAGTCTGATATTATATAACCGACACATCTGCATTTGAAATATCCATGGAACAACTGTCAATGACCTCAAACATGATGACAAAGCCACTTCTCTTTAAACCCTGTACCTCTAAACCAGGGTTGTCAACCTTTTGCAGaagagggccacatggaatgattatgatgaaagaGGGGGCGGTATGAACCCTACGCtcaatttttcgattttttgcccgaagccgaaggcaacaaaatgtgagcactgcgcgcagAGCGAACTGATTTATTTTACCctctgataaaacagatgaataaagtccaaccgcccccccaccctccgctgagagtgtcacacaaactgacctgtatgcagttttttggacccagaagattcgaatgattgattatatagcttcaaattgttatcaataaatctgctcactaaaattttgcACCATAGAGCATCTCTGGTGGGctggacgcaaccctgcggggggccggactgtggcctgCTGGCcataggttggacaaccctgctcttAACAGTACCTTGGTACACTACTGTAGCTGAATACTTACAATCTCCATAAACTGTAAAAGTGATCTTTTCTTTAGGCATCAGCTTAAGATCTAAATTTTGTTGGAAGATAGAACCGTGGACCAAGGTACAGAGGAGAACTTCAACCTCCTCTGTTTTCATCACTACCTGAGAGAAACTGCCTGGCCATATCTTACCTgcaatacaatatttataatgAGCATAATGAATACTGTACCTTCTGGAAGGTTATTGCACAACAGAGTTTTTAAATTGTCTTCAAGACGGGTAAAGAAAGAATAAACCAATGCCTACAAGACATTCACGGCAAATGTGGTAAGGTCTAGAAACAACTCTCAATATCCACTTTATCCAGGGATGaataaaatttaaattccaGTCTTATAAACTGCAAGAAACATGGCAAGGAAAGCCGAAGAGACTtttcatgataataataataataattgtcttCGTCGTAATAATAAGTAGTCTTACAGAGTCCAACTAAACAGGTTGCACAAGTTAAAGTGATCAATTAATAACACTTCCAAACAAAAGACTCCttattaagaaaagtcacccaggaaagaacctgggtacaaaaaccaaacaaccaaacgactgatccgctctcaaccccagtccccttgcatcgagactgtggcTGTGTAATCATCGTCAGGTTTGTATTCACAAAAATAATGTTAATGCTAGTTAGGCATAAGATACATGGTAAATGTATGAACATTATGTATGTTATGAGttatttttccacttttttatctGCAAAAAGCAGCAACTTTCAAACAAAAGGGAAAGCTTTAATGCCAAGCTTCAACTGTTCATGAAATTCGTTGATTTTAAATGAACCAGAAGTGAGTTCCACAAGTCAGGAGGAGTAGTGTGTCAGAAGCTGCGATCACCCAAGGTCATCATGCAAGCCAATGGGATTTGAAGCTGGAAAAAGTGGTGTGCTTGAAGAGCTCTGTGTGCAACTCTTAGATGAAGAATAATTTCGTATATGCTGTCAGGTACCATACTGTACTTTATGGCTGGGAAGAGAAGAGTTTTGAAATTGTAGCTGGAAGTTGAATCTTATTCCTAAAGTGTTGAGGATAGTGATCCTGTCTGACCTAGAAACAATTCTTGCTAGATGCTGCATTTCTGGATAATTGTCATCGTAGCCTACTTTTGATAATTCTAGTTTGAGTGAGAATAAACAAAtaactgtattttttttacGGACCATTCAAGTCAATGTCCTTACTACCTATGACTTtggtttttgtgttttgttctcCCATGGTCCACTTGTGATAATTCTAGTTTGAGAGATCataaacaaataacaataaGTGACGTCTATCAGCTTAACCTACCAAACTCACTCCTACTCTCCATTGATGCCAGTGAGAGATGAACTTCTTCATTCAGCACTTTGGTGCAGGGGACACCTGGCTTTAAGGTTAACCCTGCAATGAACACAGAAAAAGAGCAAGAAAGATAAAACAGGAGCCTCGATCATATTCACATGATTTTTTTAGTATTTCATTCAATAGGCCATTTTAATAGTTTTGACTTTCTTCAGTTTCAAAATCTATTGAACTCAATGCAAAatgaccagtggcgtaggaaggtacttttgggtgggggggctgaagactgatggccggcctgggggaggggtctaaagggagggggtgtccccctcccctttggaatttttttgcatttccagatggcctcagatgcaatttggtgcaatatagcacacttcaacacccactccattttgtaaacttaattttgtattttcacctggccttagatgcaatttggtgctccaaatgagattttttttctcatttggaaatgaaaaaggggttttctgacttgcg contains these protein-coding regions:
- the LOC139973359 gene encoding uncharacterized protein, with the protein product MIWGLTLKPGVPCTKVLNEEVHLSLASMESRSEFGKIWPGSFSQVVMKTEEVEVLLCTLVHGSIFQQNLDLKLMPKEKITFTVYGDCIIYISGYTSCLPHTEDGFDEDHHGNNVMYEAEVYNHTENERNLGGGEEVGQSSSSWAPEPEKKISVERDTNVKQSQDMEDQGVTIIIKEEETDDILEDVYAESDRRQDGDQTDFQSPEENYQACQESQEDEKFAVIADIESFPEQSSNKDDDDDGGGEYQESQRNYVKQSDILNYQHTSGKVEINNSRGTTSDSSPIGMSYNSSSKASVTRNSMTASHPTACTSRVAKSIIDHLKPSLAANRSLSFRLQESKKLARSSKKTVKSSSMESSSENREHRCPVCKKCFLHVSSLVRHERIHTGVKPYQCRICFKPFSDAGNRAKHERIHMRVKPFACMYCGKTFSAATYQRQHQRVCPHMWKS